A part of Setaria viridis chromosome 8, Setaria_viridis_v4.0, whole genome shotgun sequence genomic DNA contains:
- the LOC117833188 gene encoding uncharacterized protein: MRLLAAAARQPKTPHPLLVALHRLLSTATTTSSYDPTAQFLHPDHRRVLSLPASLRHDALLALARLLKTAPLCHLALHAVSPPRSSGSPSSTPLAARFAAASRLAASASALRPFAAVLLAALLPAASPDLLSWSSSYGSTGGSARVQYAALRLALHAFLAAGMAAEALQVLARVRRSGNTPSLSALAALLRLLFRSGEVRAAWNVFEEMATRGPRPSLAIFSAMILGFCHRGMLRVASGLLGVMEKKFSIVPDACSYNILIKGHCLFGWSGDAFKLFEEMRRVGCEPTVVTYNILVDVLCHEGRMVEARSLFDEMAQVGIKANTITFNVLIDGYAKTGQMDEASAAYKQMKVRGLVPDSCTFNILAAGSYKFGHAAHLVHDREMFCSDTADDLDVLVCRLCWDGRLDGAWELLRGAIEQGVPVSVAGFNALIAAYSKEGLHDAAFQVYRIMNKLGLAPSTHTFCYLVMGLCNQGRLHEAQLVLEHMVSKGYCLSTSFTIYLDASFREGDAVRALKCWDDMEKIGLQPDFIAFSAYVNGLCRLDYVNEAYQAFAEMTTRGLVPNNITYNSIISAFCRAGNMSEALKLQQKMRQSGLVPDVYTSNILIDGLCREGNLKMVDNHLLDMCSNGLIPDTVTYNTIINAYCRAQDMNGAMNFMNKMFAAGCEPDIFTYNIWMHSLCSNHNLNQAGKVLDELVAMGCHPNSVTYNTLMDGICSGVLDRAMILTGRLIKMAFQPNTITLNVFLSHFCKQGFGKRALMWAEKLREDSFVFDDATRNIIDWAQREMENDPQANNEDIDRCLFLEFLMFMTYETMHNSRFSKARHVPTDKGSDPAGTNMIKILDAG; this comes from the coding sequence atgcgcctcctcgccgcggcggcgaggcaacCCAAAACACCGCACCCTCTTCTCGtcgccctccaccgcctcctctcaACGGctaccaccacctcctcctacGATCCAACCGCGCAGTTCCTCCATCCCGACCACCGCCGCGTCCTCTCGCTGCCGGCGTCGCTCCGCCACGACGCCCTCCTCGCACTCGCGCGCCTCCTCAAGACCGCCCCGTTATGCCACCTCGCCCTTCACGCCGTCAGCCCCCCACGCTCCTCTggctccccttcctccacccCACTCGCTGCCCGCTTCGCCGCCGCATCCCGCCTCGCGGCATCGGCGTCAGCGCTCCGCCCCTTCGCCGCGGTCCTCCTCGCGGCGCTCCTCCCGGCCGCCTCCCCGGACCTCCTttcctggtcatcctcctacgGAAGCACCGGCGGAAGCGCTCGCGTGCAGTACGCCGCGCTCCGGCTCGCGCTCCACGCGTTCCTCGCCGCGGGCATGGCGGCCGAGGCGCTCCAGGTGCTCGCGCGCGTCCGTCGCTCCGGGAATACGCCCAGCCTCTCCGCGCTGGCGGCATTGCTGCGCCTTCTCTTCCGCAGCGGGGAGGTTCGCGCTGCCTGGAACGTGTTCGAGGAAATGGCCACGAGGGGGCCGCGCCCGAGCCTTGCCATCTTCAGCGCCATGATCCTCGGGTTCTGCCACAGGGGGATGCTGCGCGTCGCCTCCGGGCTGCTTGGGGTCATGGAAAAGAAGTTCAGCATCGTCCCGGATGCGTGCAGCTATAACATCCTCATCAAGGGGCATTGTTTGTTTGGGTGGTCGGGGGACGCCTTCAAACTGTTTGAGGAAATGCGCAGGGTAGGATGTGAGCCAACGGTTGTGACCTATAACATACTGGTGGATGTTCTGTGCCATGAGGGGAGGATGGTGGAAGCGAGGAGCCTGTTCGATGAGATGGCACAGGTGGGGATCAAAGCAAATACAATCACCTTCAATGTCTTGATTGATGGGTATGCAAAGACCGGACAGATGGATGAGGCCAGTGCGGCCTATAAGCAGATGAAAGTGAGGGGATTAGTGCCGGATTCCTGCACCTTCAACATTCTTGCTGCTGGATCCTACAAGTTTGGGCATGCTGCCCATTTAGTCCATGACCGTGAAATGTTTTGTTCAGATACGGCTGATGACTTGGATGTGTTGGTCTGTAGGCTTTGTTGGGATGGCCGATTGGATGGTGCCTGGGAGCTTCTGCGCGGTGCTATTGAGCAGGGTGTTCCTGTTAGTGTTGCTGGATTTAATGCGTTGATTGCTGCTTATAGCAAGGAGGGACTCCATGACGCAGCTTTTCAAGTATATAGAATTATGAACAAGTTGGGACTGGCACCTTCAACACATACTTTTTGTTACTTGGTAATGGGGCTGTGCAATCAAGGAAGGCTTCATGAGGCGCAGCTTGTTCTAGAACACATGGTCAGTAAGGGATATTGTCTAAGCACATCATTTACTATCTACTTGGATGCATCCTTCAGAGAGGGTGATGCAGTCCGTGCTTTGAAATGTTGGGATGATATGGAAAAAATAGGTCTGCAGCCTGATTTTATTGCCTTCTCAGCATATGTCAATGGCCTATGCCGATTAGATTATGTGAATGAGGCTTATCAGGCATTTGCTGAGATGACAACAAGAGGACTTGTACCAAACAATATTACTTACAACTCCATCATATCTGCATTTTGTCGGGCAGGCAATATGTCTGAAGCTTTGAAGTTACAGCAGAAGATGAGGCAGAGTGGCCTTGTTCCTGATGTTTACACAAGCAACATTCTAATCGACGGTTTGTGCAGAGAAGGAAACTTGAAGATGGTGGACAACCATTTATTGGACATGTGCAGTAATGGTCTAATCCCGGACACAGTGACATACAATACGATAATCAATGCTTATTGCAGGGCTCAGGATATGAACGGCGCTATGAATTTCATGAATAAGATGTTTGCAGCTGGTTGTGAACCAGATATTTTCACATATAATATTTGGATGCATAGCCTCTGCAGCAACCATAATTTGAACCAAGCAGGGAAGGTGTTAGATGAGCTTGTTGCTATGGGTTGTCATCCTAATTCAGTTACATACAATACATTGATGGATGGCATTTGCAGTGGTGTTCTTGATCGAGCTATGATACTGACTGGCAGGCTGATTAAGATGGCTtttcaaccaaacactatcACACTTAATGTTTTCCTTTCTCATTTCTGCAAGCAAGGGTTTGGGAAGAGAGCCCTTATGTGGGCTGAGAAGCTCAGAGAAGATTCTTTTGTTTTTGATGATGCTACTAGAAATATAATTGATTGGGCACAAAGGGAAATGGAGAATGATCCCCAGGCTAACAACGAGGACATAGATAGGTGCCTGTTTCTCGAGTTCTTAATGTTCATGACATATGAGACTATGCACAACAGCAGATTCTCAAAGGCTAGGCATGTGCCTACAGATAAAGGTTCTGATCCTGCTGGCACCAACATGATCAAAATTTTGGATGCTGGTTGA